The Mastacembelus armatus chromosome 24, fMasArm1.2, whole genome shotgun sequence sequence ATTTGCTTAAAATTGCATGAGTCTCAAGTGTGGTGATCATATCTCACGAGAGCTTTACCTAACGTCATTAATAACACTGACTTTGTTCTTCTCCAGTACACTCCTCCCCATTTTTTCCATCCGCTCCACTGTCAAAAAACAAGTCACATCAACATGGCAGTCAGACCCAACCTCTTCAGAAACAATGAATGGCACTGTGGTGCTATTATCACACCAACAATACTGTAATTACTGACAAGTAtgaagcacacacaaacaaaaaaaaagttactcaGAATCTTGTGGTCAACAAAACAATTCGtagtgtgaacataaaaaaTGTAGGAGTTAATTTAATCGTCCAGACAAGTTTCAAATGACAATAAAGAAAGTGAATTCACTGTTTAAGTTCAGGACTGGATCACCTAAAGGGATGTCATCCCTTTGGAGAGATTTACAGTTGTTAATGTGAGTCCTGGGAACAACGAGGTAGTGATGGGTGGCACCCGGCTTCACGTCACGAAAACAAACAAGCACGTCATCCTGTACTGAGACACAGGAACAATCAACAACTTACAGATGAACCTCTTCAATGAATAGACAGGAGTCTGTACTTACGCTCAGCAGGATTTCCCTGTCAGTCCTGTTGTTCGCTATGTGGCAGAAAGGACACTCTTCGGTGCTTGAAGCCTCCTGAGTCCCCATTAGTGATCTTAAAGTTGTGCCTTTGATAGTTTACACTGCAGGCTAAACACTGTGAAGTTGTGACTGGACATGACATCACCGAGGCAGACAACAGGCGGAGTCAGAGCAAAATGAGCCGGCCACTGCTGCGTTCATGGGAACCACGTAAATTTCTAATTTAAAGCACTAACAGgatatgtacatgcacacattttaaaaggttCATGACAGAATgttgaattattcctttaaacTTTCACTTATGACACAATTACCCAGTGTCAAGTTATATTATCTGATTTTAGTCTTAGTGCTATTGCATTTGCAACTAGGCAAAGTGGGCTACAGCATTTCAGATGGCCTGAAGCCCATACTTTCACTATATGGCTGTTCCTTTATGATAATATGGTTATGGTAATTACATTTCGTTGGTACTACAGTATAGCCCCTACCAATGCAGTActactttta is a genomic window containing:
- the LOC113137624 gene encoding histidine triad nucleotide-binding protein 3-like isoform X4, with product MGTQEASSTEECPFCHIANNRTDREILLSPGATHHYLVVPRTHINNCKSLQRDDIPLVERMEKMGRSVLEKNKVSVINDVRMGFHVPPFSSVPHLHLHVLAPASAMTIKSQLRYGSQSYWFITVDNVLSQLKTRGKVK
- the LOC113137624 gene encoding histidine triad nucleotide-binding protein 3-like isoform X3, which translates into the protein MGTQEASSTEECPFCHIANNRTDREILLSDDVLVCFRDVKPGATHHYLVVPRTHINNCKSLQRDDIPLVERMEKMGRSVLEKNKVSVINDVRMGFHVPPFSSVPHLHLHVLAPASAMTIKSQLRYGSQSYWFITVDNVLSQLKTRGKVK